A window from Spirochaetota bacterium encodes these proteins:
- a CDS encoding SEC-C metal-binding domain-containing protein — protein sequence MKTLAVKKYIGDDELLGLLRKDSYPGTIDRIKACILGVQCSLHQTGPAAVIDFIHSEACSAPSDYSASAIEGLWYHLYGSADFPKSEHIRFSSETTGRDSCISFVRRQLEAGEEFLKRLHLGGYNVRIENEKIRKVYAIFMANIELLRALENSMREKWTEEEFSDMDGFIKKLESFTSVMWSTMVTIKNMMKNEKLKLIKNKAIIVEIEERLGQPLRRNDSCPCGSGKKYKNCCGS from the coding sequence ATGAAAACACTCGCCGTAAAAAAATATATCGGTGACGACGAATTATTGGGCCTATTGAGAAAGGATTCGTATCCTGGAACAATTGATCGCATAAAGGCGTGTATTCTGGGCGTTCAATGCTCCCTGCACCAGACCGGGCCGGCGGCGGTAATCGATTTTATTCATAGCGAAGCATGCAGCGCCCCGTCCGATTATTCAGCCTCAGCCATCGAGGGACTATGGTATCACCTGTATGGCAGCGCCGATTTTCCAAAATCAGAACATATACGGTTTTCAAGCGAAACAACCGGACGGGATTCTTGTATTTCATTCGTTCGCAGGCAACTGGAGGCGGGTGAAGAATTTCTCAAGCGGCTTCACCTGGGGGGGTATAATGTACGTATTGAAAACGAAAAGATACGGAAGGTGTACGCGATCTTTATGGCGAACATCGAACTCCTGAGGGCCCTTGAAAACAGCATGCGTGAGAAGTGGACGGAAGAAGAGTTTTCCGACATGGATGGCTTTATAAAAAAGCTTGAGAGTTTCACTTCGGTGATGTGGAGCACAATGGTGACCATAAAAAATATGATGAAAAACGAGAAGCTCAAGCTGATTAAAAACAAGGCGATAATCGTCGAAATAGAGGAGAGGCTCGGGCAACCGTTACGACGTAATGATTCATGTCCCTGTGGGAGCGGTAAAAAATATAAAAACTGCTGCGGGTCATGA